One Prinia subflava isolate CZ2003 ecotype Zambia chromosome 9, Cam_Psub_1.2, whole genome shotgun sequence DNA segment encodes these proteins:
- the UBTD1 gene encoding ubiquitin domain-containing protein 1, with amino-acid sequence MGGCVGRQRRERPAAAGNTRKRAGRNEPLKKECPKWKSDYPMTDGQLRSKRDEFWDTAPAFEGRKEIWDALKAAAYAVEANDHSLAQAILDGASITLPHGSLTECYDELGNRYQLPVYCLAPPVNLILERSEEEAVEPPEPLPNARREFTLKVRLSTGKDLRLSASMSDTIGQLKKQLQAQEGIDLAWQRWFFSGKLLTDRTRLQETKIQKDFVVQVIVNQPLPPRN; translated from the exons GCCGCAATGAGCCCCTGAAGAAGGAGTGTCCCAAGTGGAAGAGTGACTACCCCATGACAGACGGACAGCTGCGCAGCAAGCGGGACGAGTTTTGGGACACAGCACCTGCCTTTGAAGGCCGTAAGGAGATCTGGGATGCTCTGAAGGCAGCTGCCTATGCTGTAGAAGCCAATGACCACAGCCTGGCCCAAGCCATCCTCGATGGAGCCAGCATTACCCTGCCCCATG GGTCCCTGACAGAGTGCTATGACGAGCTGGGCAACCGGTACCAGCTGCCCGTCTACTGCCTTGCACCCCCCGTCAACCTGATCCTGGAGCGGAGCGAGGAGGAGGCGGTGGAACCCCCTGAACCTCTGCCCAACGCCCGGCGGGAGTTCACCCTCAAGGTGCGCCTCTCCACTGGCAAGGACCTGCGGCTCAGCGCTAGCATGAGCGACACCATTGGGCAGctgaagaagcagctgcaggcacaggagggcATTGACCTGGCCTGGCAGCGGTGGTTCTTCTCAGGCAAGCTGCTCACTGACCGCACACGACTGCAGGAGACCAAGATCCAGAAGGATTTTGTTGTGCAAGTGATTGTCAACCAGCCCCTTCCACCCAGGAACTGA
- the ANKRD2 gene encoding ankyrin repeat domain-containing protein 2 — protein MELDVERAKELIEQKLAEEEKEEKLKGDGAREPPAVERMNTPELEEEKRCGPRNWGLEAIKGQEKVRRSSVDLRREIIDVGSIQRLIELRKQRRQRRAERAATPEPAPPPEPLEIEGPVEPETFLRAAVQGKMHIIEKFLADGGSPDTCDEFHRTALHRSSLEGHMEILQKLLDSGATVDFRDRLDCTAVHWACRGGHLDVVKLLQDRGADLNVKDKLLSTPLHVATRTGHLDIVEHLIHCGVNINAPDREGDTALHDATRLSRYKIIKTLILHGADMMAKNEAGKTPTDLVQQWQVDTRQALETKEQALETKEQLQGEMEVPA, from the exons ATGGAGCTGGATGTGGAACGGGCCAAGGAGCTCATTGAGCAGaagctggcagaggaggagaaggaggag AAACTCAAAGGAGATGGTGCACGGGAGCCGCCGGCCGTGGAGCGGATGAACACacctgagctggaggaggagaaacgCTGTGGCCCCAGGAACTGGGGTCTTGAGGCCATCAAG GGCCAGGAGAAGGTGCGGAGGAGTTCAGTGGATCTGAGGCGGGAGATCATCGATGTGGGGAGCATCCAACGACTCATCGAGCTCCGCAAgcagcgccggcagcgccgggcagAGCGGGCGGCCACCCCCGAGCCCGCTCCACCACCTGAGCCCCTGGAGATT GAGGGTCCTGTGGAGCCAGAGACCTTCCTACGAGCCGCTGTCCAGGGCAAGATGCACATCATTGAGAAGTTTCTGGCAGACGGTGGCTCCCCCGACACGTGTGATGAG TTCCACCGCACAGCCCTGCACCGCTCCTCGCTGGAGGGACACATGGAAAtcctgcagaagctgctggacAGTGGGGCCACTGTTGACTTCAGGGACCGG CTGGACTGCACTGCCGTGCACTGGGCCTGCCGGGGTGGACACCTGGATGTTGTCAAACTGCTGCAGGACCGTGGGGCAGACCTCAATGTGAAGGACAag CTGCTCAGCACCCCCCTACACGTGGCCACCCGAACTGGACACCTTGACATTGTGGAGCATCTCATCCACTGCGGGGTGAATATCAATGCCCCGGACAGG GAAGGTGACACAGCACTGCATGATGCCACACGGCTCAGTCGCTACAAGATCATCAAAACACTGATCCTGCACGGGGCTGACATGATGGCCAAGAATGAG GCCGGCAAGACCCCAACAGACCTGGTGCAGCAGTGGCAGGTGGACACACGCCAGGCACTGGAGACCAAGGAGCAGGCGCTGGAGaccaaggagcagctgcagggggagaTGGAGGTCCCTGCATGA
- the HOGA1 gene encoding 4-hydroxy-2-oxoglutarate aldolase, mitochondrial isoform X1 → MAFSTCLTSSLRPALAALHRAAPRQCRGLSTPQRSEPSLNLGGIFPPLTTPFSPTQEVDYAQLEGNLHRYASTPFRGLVALGSNGEYPYLTSRERVEVVSCVRRALPRDRLLLAGSGCESTQATIELTVSMAEAGADVALVVTPCYYRGAMTTAALVHHYTEVGDASPIPVVLYSVPANTGLDLPMEAVITLAQHPNIIGIKDSGGDITRMGLMVHKTRQEDFQVLAGSASFLLASYAVGASGGVCALANVLGDPLCQLDHLCRKGQWQEACDLQHRLIEPNMAVTRQFGIPGLKKAMEWFGYYGGPCRAPLAPLSPAQVEELRSTFSANGWL, encoded by the exons ATGGCATTCAGCACCTGCCTCACCTCCTCCCTCCGGCCTGCCTTGGCAGCTCTGCACCGGGCAGCACCCAGGCAGTGCCGGGGGCTCAGCACTCCCCAGCGATCAGAGCCCTCGCTCAATCTTGGGGGTATCTTCCCACCCCTCACCACCCCTTTCTCACCCACACAGGAGGTGGACTATGCCCAGCTGGAGGGGAACCTGCACCGCTATGCCAGCACCCCTTTCCGAG ggctggtggcactgggttCCAACGGGGAGTATCCATACCTGACATCCCGTGAGAGGGTGGAGGTGGTGAGCTGTGTGCGCCGGGCTCTGCCCAGGGACCGCTTGCTGCTGGCTGGCTCGGGCTGTGAAT CCACCCAGGCCACCATTGAGCTGACAGTCAGCATGGCAGAGGCAGGGGCTGATGTGGCGCTGGTTGTGACACCCTGCTATTACCGGGGGGCCATGACCACTGCTGCCCTGGTCCATCACTACACGGAG gtTGGCGACGCATCCCCCATCCCTGTGGTGCTGTACAGTGTCCCTGCCAACACCGGCCTGGACCTGCCCATGGAGGCTGTCATCACCTTGGCTCAGCACCCGAACATCATTGGGATCAAGGACAGCGGTGGGGAC ATCACCCGCATGGGGCTGATGGTCCACAAGACAAGGCAGGAGGATTTCCAGGTGCTGGCAGGATCAGCCAGCTTCCTGCTGGCGAGCTATGCTGTGG GTGCCTCTGGGGGTGTGTGTGCCCTCGCCAACGTTCTGGGTGACCCATTATGTCAGCTGGACCACCTGTGCCGCAAGGGCCAGTGGCAGGAGGCCTGTGACCTGCAGCACCGCCTCATTGAGCCCAACATGGCg GTCACCCGCCAGTTTGGGATCCCAGGACTGAAGAAGGCCATGGAGTGGTTTGGCTACTACGGAGGTCCCTGCCGTGCACCCCTGGCCCCTCTGAGCCCTGCCCAGGTTGAAGAGCTGAGGAGCACCTTCAGTGCCAATGGCTGGTTGTGA
- the HOGA1 gene encoding 4-hydroxy-2-oxoglutarate aldolase, mitochondrial isoform X2 → MAFSTCLTSSLRPALAALHRAAPRQCRGLSTPQRSEPSLNLGGIFPPLTTPFSPTQEVDYAQLEGNLHRYASTPFRGLVALGSNGEYPYLTSRERVEVVSCVRRALPRDRLLLAGSGCESTQATIELTVSMAEAGADVALVVTPCYYRGAMTTAALVHHYTEVGDASPIPVVLYSVPANTGLDLPMEAVITLAQHPNIIGIKDSGGDITRMGLMVHKTRQEDFQVLAGSASFLLASYAVGHPPVWDPRTEEGHGVVWLLRRSLPCTPGPSEPCPG, encoded by the exons ATGGCATTCAGCACCTGCCTCACCTCCTCCCTCCGGCCTGCCTTGGCAGCTCTGCACCGGGCAGCACCCAGGCAGTGCCGGGGGCTCAGCACTCCCCAGCGATCAGAGCCCTCGCTCAATCTTGGGGGTATCTTCCCACCCCTCACCACCCCTTTCTCACCCACACAGGAGGTGGACTATGCCCAGCTGGAGGGGAACCTGCACCGCTATGCCAGCACCCCTTTCCGAG ggctggtggcactgggttCCAACGGGGAGTATCCATACCTGACATCCCGTGAGAGGGTGGAGGTGGTGAGCTGTGTGCGCCGGGCTCTGCCCAGGGACCGCTTGCTGCTGGCTGGCTCGGGCTGTGAAT CCACCCAGGCCACCATTGAGCTGACAGTCAGCATGGCAGAGGCAGGGGCTGATGTGGCGCTGGTTGTGACACCCTGCTATTACCGGGGGGCCATGACCACTGCTGCCCTGGTCCATCACTACACGGAG gtTGGCGACGCATCCCCCATCCCTGTGGTGCTGTACAGTGTCCCTGCCAACACCGGCCTGGACCTGCCCATGGAGGCTGTCATCACCTTGGCTCAGCACCCGAACATCATTGGGATCAAGGACAGCGGTGGGGAC ATCACCCGCATGGGGCTGATGGTCCACAAGACAAGGCAGGAGGATTTCCAGGTGCTGGCAGGATCAGCCAGCTTCCTGCTGGCGAGCTATGCTGTGG GTCACCCGCCAGTTTGGGATCCCAGGACTGAAGAAGGCCATGGAGTGGTTTGGCTACTACGGAGGTCCCTGCCGTGCACCCCTGGCCCCTCTGAGCCCTGCCCAGGTTGA
- the MORN4 gene encoding MORN repeat-containing protein 4, with product MTLTKGSFTYSSGEEYRGEWKEGRRHGIGQLTFADGTAYVGHFENGLFHGCGVLTFSDGSRYEGEFVQGKFNGVGVFTRCDNMTFEGEFKGGRVYGFGLLTFPDGSHGVPRNEGFFENNKLLRREKCTAIIQRAQGASKSAHSLTV from the exons ATGACCCTCACCAAAGGCTCCTTCACCTACTCCAGCGGGGAGGAGTACCGCGGCGAGTGGAAAGAAG GTCGCAGGCACGGCATCGGACAGCTGACGTTTGCTGATGGCACCGCTTACGTGGGGCACTTTGAGAACGGGCTCTTCCACGGCTGTGGCGTGCTCACCTTCTCCGATGGCTCCAG GTACGAGGGGGAGTTTGTGCAGGGCAAGTTCAATGGCGTTGGAGTCTTCACCCGCTGTGACAACATGACCTTTGAGGGCGAGTTCAAAGGCGGGCGCGTGTATGGCTTCG GTCTCCTGACCTTCCCTGATGGCTCCCACGGCGTGCCCCGCAACGAGGGCTTCTTTGAGAACAACAAGCTGCTGCGGCGGGAGAAGTGCACGGCCATCATCCAGAGGGCCCAGGGCGCCTCCAAGTCTGCCCACAGCCTGACAGTGTGA
- the PI4K2A gene encoding phosphatidylinositol 4-kinase type 2-alpha produces the protein MAAAAPAVPAAVAGLGVAQQGAEQPLGCGGGRSSPRGAVTRTEAEAAAAARRGRAGGAMDETSPLVSPERAQGPDYGLPGGAVRALPPAAPPPPSPPGSPGGRDRERQPLLERGARGPAAAQAQAQAQAAAAAAAAAAAAAQRERNDFPEDPEFADVVRRAELASERGIFPERISQGSSGSYFVKDPQGKIIGVFKPKNEEPYGQLNPKWTKWLQKLCCPCCFGRDCLVLNQGYLSEAGASLVDQKLELNIVPRTKVVYLASETFNYSAIDRVKSRGKRLALEKVPKVGQRFNRIGLPPKVGSFQLFVEGYKDADYWLRRFEAEPLPENTNRQLLLQFERLVVLDYIIRNTDRGNDNWLIKYDCPLDSAGVRDSDWVVVKEPIIKLAAIDNGLAFPLKHPDSWRAYPFYWAWLPQAKIPFSQEIKDLILPKISDPNFVKDLEEDLYELFKKDPGFDRGQFHKQIAVMRGQILNLTQALKDGKSPLHLVQMPPVIVETARSHQRSASESYTQSFQSRKPFFSWW, from the exons ATGGCCGCAGCCGCCCCCGCCGTTCCGGCCGCAGTAGCCGGGCTGGGCGTGGCGCAGCAGGGGGCGGAGCAGCCGCTGGGGTGTGGCGGAGGGCGGAGCAGCCCCCGGGGCGCCGTGACGCGGACGGAAGCGGAAGCGGCAGCAGCggcacggcggggccgggcgggcggcgcgaTGGACGAGACGAGCCCGCTGGTGTCGCCGGAGAGGGCGCAGGGCCCCGACTACGGGCTGCCGGGGGGTGCCGTGCGCGCTctcccgcccgccgcgcccccgccgccctcccCTCCCGGCTCCCCTGGTGGCCGCGACCGCGAGCGGCAGCCGCTGCTGGagcgcggggcgcggggcccgGCAGCGGCGCAGGCCCAGGCGCAGGCccaggcggcggcggcggcggcagcggcggcggcggcggccgcgcagCGGGAGCGCAATGACTTCCCCGAGGATCCCGAGTTTGCCGACGTGGTGCGGCGGGCTGAGCTGGCCAGCGAGCGCGGCATCTTCCCCGAGCGCATCTCGCAGGGCTCCAGCGGCAGCTACTTCGTGAAGGACCCGCAGGGG AAAATTATTGGTGTCTTCAAGCCCAAGAATGAGGAGCCATACGGGCAGCTGAACCCCAAGTGGACCAAGTGGCTTCAGAAGTTGTGCTGCCCGTGCTGCTTTGGGAGAGACTGCCTTGTCCTGAACCAGGGCTACCTGTCAGAGGCAGGTGCCAGCCTGGTAGACCAGAAACTGGAACTCAACATTGTTCCCCGCACAAAG GTGGTGTATCTGGCCAGTGAGACCTTTAACTACAGTGCCATTGACAGGGTGAAGTCCCGAGGAAAGAGGCTGGCCCTGGAGAAGGTGCCGAAAGTTGGCCAGCGCTTCAACCGCATTGGTCTGCCACCCAAG GTGGGCTCCTTCCAGCTCTTTGTGGAAGGCTACAAGGATGCAGACTACTGGCTGCGGCGGTTTGAAGCCGAGCCGCTCCCGGAGAACACtaacaggcagctgctgctgcagttcgAGCGGCTGGTGGTGCTGGATTACATCATCAGGAACACAG ATCGGGGCAATGACAACTGGCTCATCAAGTATGACTGTCCCCTGGACAGCGCGGGTGTGCGG GACAGCGACTGGGTGGTGGTGAAGGAGCCCATCATCAAGCTGGCTGCTATAGACAATGGTTTGGCCTTTCCCTTGAAACACCCGGACTCCTGGAGAGCAT ATCCGTTCTACTGGGCATGGCTGCCCCAGGCCAAAATCCCCTTTTCACAGGAGATCAAGGACCTGATTCTTCCCAAGATCTCAGACCCCAACTTTGTGAAGGACCTGGAAGAAGATCTGTATGAGCTCTTCAAG AAAGACCCTGGCTTTGACAGGGGACAGTTTCACAAGCAGATTGCTGTCATGAGAGGCCAG ATCCTGAACCTGACTCAGGCATTGAAAGATGGGAAGAGTCCACTGCACCTGGTTCAGATGCCACCCGTGATTGTGGAAACAGCACGTTCCCACCAGCGCTCCGCCAGTGAGTCCTACACACAGAGCTTCCAGAGCCGGAAGCCTTTCTTCTCGTGGTGGTAG
- the AVPI1 gene encoding arginine vasopressin-induced protein 1 isoform X2 — MGTPASVVSDSPGRAAPAARARKRASANIFQGVGLRELRSLFRSGGAERPEERACLVWRYAGQRRMARALRRLRRLRTARPGPGMAALRRFEHLRISEKKLEGDCGVQTGSVSM; from the exons ATGGGCACTCCGGCCTCGGTGGTGAGCGACTCTCCCGGACGAGCGGCGCCCGCAGCCCGCGCCCGGAAGCGGGCCTCGGCCAATATCTTCCAGGGCGTGGGGCTCCGAGAGCTGCGAAGCCTGTTCcggagcggcggggccgagcGGCCCGAGGAGCGAGCCTGCCTCGTCTGGCGGTACGCGGGCCAGCGGCGCATGGCGCGGGCCCTGCGGCGGCTTCGGCGACTGCGaacagcccggcccggccctgggATGGCAGCGCTACGGCGCTTCGAACACCTTCG GATCTCGGAGAAGAAGCTGGAGGGTGACTGCGGGGTCCAGACGGGTTCGGTGTCCATGTAG